A single region of the Vicia villosa cultivar HV-30 ecotype Madison, WI linkage group LG4, Vvil1.0, whole genome shotgun sequence genome encodes:
- the LOC131598991 gene encoding uncharacterized protein LOC131598991, with translation MAASFTYWDDCVDPEDLEAMWNVPEVSVEWLKAGEEQGQKVHLSRDPDGQPYLTQTEMRAVADIVINRHFQSEINPGMICAIAELESDRILLLTNTGRKSKEPNVGLMQLLPKTAQWLISGLGYSSYAAEDNIEYLFKPFVNVYLAAAYLKWLSCFDNKQRDEEFIVRAYKGGTKKATHKSTLRYWKSYLAVKESFPCRKSVDDSPPSNYAGAPVHSHTGSPIHSAQSKDANDDTYWDSRTSLEDMEAMWNHPAVRKVWNKSKQKRGKVRFSQDEKKRPYLSRVEMKAVADIVLIKYLSKPKTKSTVLCAIGEVASMRFVHGVGPRPGIMGIDYSTAFWLYLELGFRAYKLESVEDLSNPFVSMYFGAAYVAWLSEYEGRERTPDFFVQAYFVGPKNVNPQDTSTLWLKYEEVHSKYEEERKKHGESCSIM, from the exons ATGGCTGCTAGCTTCACCTATTGGGATGATTGTGTTGATCCTGAGGATCTAGAGGCAATGTGGAATGTACCTGAAGTTAGCGTCGAGTGGTTAAAAGCTGGCGAGGAGCAAGGTCAGAAAGTTCACCTCTCTCGCGATCCTGATGGACAGCCGTATTTAACACAGACGGAAATGAGG GCTGTAGCTGACATTGTTATTAACCGGCACTTTCAGTCGGAAATAAATCCC GGCATGATTTGTGCTATTGCTGAACTCGAAAGTGACAGGATCCTACTTCTTACGAACACTGGCCGCAAATCTAAAGAGCCTAATGTAGGGCTTATGCAACTTCTACCAAAAACCGCGCAATGGTTGATAAG TGGATTAGGTTATAGTTCATATGCGGCGGAAGATAATATAGAATACCTATTCAAACCTTTTGTAAATGTATATCTCGCGGCTGCCTATCTTAAATGGCTGTCATGCTTCGATAACAA ACAAAGAGATGAAGAGTTTATTGTAAGAGCATATAAAGGCGGTACGAAGAAGGCAACTCACAAATCAACGCTGCGTTATTGGAAAAGCTACCTTGCTGTCAAAGAAAGTTTTCCATGCAG AAAATCCGTCGATGATAGTCCTCCATCGAACTATGCTGGGGCTCCCGTTCATTCTCATACCGGATCTCCTATACATTCAGCACAATCAAAAG ATGCAAATGATGATACTTATTGGGATTCCAGAACATCTCTGGAAGACATGGAAGCTATGTGGAATCATCCTGCAGTCCGAAAAGTATGGAATAAGTCCAAACAAAAACGCGGAAAGGTGCGTTTTTCTCAAGATGAAAAAAAGAGACCGTATCTTTCCCGCGTGGAAATGAAG GCAGTTGCAGATATAGTTCTAATCAAATACCTCAGCAAACCAAAAACTAAATCG ACAGTACTTTGTGCCATTGGAGAGGTTGCTAGCATGCGCTTTGTACACGGAGTTGGACCGAGGCCTGGAATAATGGGGATCGACTATTCCACTGCTTTTTGGCTTTACTT GGAATTAGGCTTCAGAGCTTACAaacttgaatctgttgaagaTCTCAGCAATCCGTTCGTGTCCATGTATTTCGGTGCTGCTTATGTGGCATGGTTATCAGAATACGAAGGAAG GGAAAGAACTCCGGATTTTTTCGTTCAGGCATATTTTGTAGGACCGAAAAACGTGAACCCTCAGGATACAAGCACTCTTTGGCTAAAATATGAGGAAGTTCACAGTAAAtatgaagaagaaagaaaaaa GCACGGCGAAAGCTGCTCCATTATGTAA